A stretch of the Notamacropus eugenii isolate mMacEug1 chromosome 2, mMacEug1.pri_v2, whole genome shotgun sequence genome encodes the following:
- the NT5C3B gene encoding 7-methylguanosine phosphate-specific 5'-nucleotidase isoform X1, producing the protein MAEEVKEQVKDLMKATVLMRHPQQVQEVIHSLRKGGCHKLQVISDFDMTLTRFGFNGKRCPTSYNILDNSKLISEECQKKLKDLLHYYYPIEIDPNRTVKEKFPLMVEWWTKAHNLLCQQKIQKYQIAQIVRDSDAMLREGFETFFNTLYRSNIPLLIFSAGIGDILEEMIRQMNVFHPNIRVVSNYMDFDESGYLQGFKGNLIHTYNKNSSVLEDSKYFEQLQAKTNILLLGDSMGDLTMADGVSNVGNILKIGFLNDKVEERRERYLDSYDIVLEKDETLDVVNGILSHVLCEQDQVEMQEF; encoded by the exons ATGGCGGAGGAG GTAAAGGAACAAGTGAAAGACCTGATGAAAGCTACAGTTCTCATGAGGCACCCCCAGCAGGTTCAGGAGGTCATTCACTCTCTCAGGAAGGGAGGATGCCACAAACTACAG GTCATTTCTGACTTTGACATGACCCTGACTAGGTTTGGATTTAATGGAAAGCGCTGCCCTACATCTTACA atatCCTAGATAACAGCAAACTCATCAGTGAGGAGTGTCAGAAAAAG TTAAAGGATCTCCTTCACTACTATTACCCAATTGAGATTGATCCAAACAGGACAGTCAAAGAGAAGTTCCCCCTTATGGTAGAATG GTGGACTAAAGCTCACAATCTCCTATGTCAACAGAAGATTCAGAAGTACCAGATAGCCCAGATTGTTAGAGATTCAGATGCAATGCTCAG GGAGGGGTTTGAGACATTTTTCAACACACTCTACCGAAGCAATATTCCCCTTCTCATCTTTTCTGCTGGTATTGGAGACATTTTGGAAGAGATGATCAGGCAGATGAATGTTTTCCACCCCAACATCCGTGTTGTGTCTAATTACATGGACTTTGATGAAAGT GGCTACCTTCAGGGTTTCAAGGGTAATCTCATCCATACATATAACAAGAATAGTTCAGTCCTGGAGGACTCAAAGTACTTTGAACAGCTCCAGGCTAAGACCAACATTCTCCTGTTGGGTGACTCCATGGGGGACCTGACTATGGCTGATGGGGTGTCCAATGTGGGAAACATCCTTAAGATTGGCTTCTTGAATGACAAG GTAGAGGAGCGGAGAGAGCGATATCTGGATTCCTACGACATTGTGTTGGAGAAGGATGAGACACTGGATGTGGTCAATGGGATCCTATCCCACGTCTTGTGTGAGCAGGACCAGGTGGAAATGCAAGAGTTCTGA
- the NT5C3B gene encoding 7-methylguanosine phosphate-specific 5'-nucleotidase isoform X3, producing the protein MAEEVKEQVKDLMKATVLMRHPQQVQEVIHSLRKGGCHKLQVISDFDMTLTRFGFNGKRCPTSYNILDNSKLISEECQKKLKDLLHYYYPIEIDPNRTVKEKFPLMVEWEGFETFFNTLYRSNIPLLIFSAGIGDILEEMIRQMNVFHPNIRVVSNYMDFDESGYLQGFKGNLIHTYNKNSSVLEDSKYFEQLQAKTNILLLGDSMGDLTMADGVSNVGNILKIGFLNDKVEERRERYLDSYDIVLEKDETLDVVNGILSHVLCEQDQVEMQEF; encoded by the exons ATGGCGGAGGAG GTAAAGGAACAAGTGAAAGACCTGATGAAAGCTACAGTTCTCATGAGGCACCCCCAGCAGGTTCAGGAGGTCATTCACTCTCTCAGGAAGGGAGGATGCCACAAACTACAG GTCATTTCTGACTTTGACATGACCCTGACTAGGTTTGGATTTAATGGAAAGCGCTGCCCTACATCTTACA atatCCTAGATAACAGCAAACTCATCAGTGAGGAGTGTCAGAAAAAG TTAAAGGATCTCCTTCACTACTATTACCCAATTGAGATTGATCCAAACAGGACAGTCAAAGAGAAGTTCCCCCTTATGGTAGAATG GGAGGGGTTTGAGACATTTTTCAACACACTCTACCGAAGCAATATTCCCCTTCTCATCTTTTCTGCTGGTATTGGAGACATTTTGGAAGAGATGATCAGGCAGATGAATGTTTTCCACCCCAACATCCGTGTTGTGTCTAATTACATGGACTTTGATGAAAGT GGCTACCTTCAGGGTTTCAAGGGTAATCTCATCCATACATATAACAAGAATAGTTCAGTCCTGGAGGACTCAAAGTACTTTGAACAGCTCCAGGCTAAGACCAACATTCTCCTGTTGGGTGACTCCATGGGGGACCTGACTATGGCTGATGGGGTGTCCAATGTGGGAAACATCCTTAAGATTGGCTTCTTGAATGACAAG GTAGAGGAGCGGAGAGAGCGATATCTGGATTCCTACGACATTGTGTTGGAGAAGGATGAGACACTGGATGTGGTCAATGGGATCCTATCCCACGTCTTGTGTGAGCAGGACCAGGTGGAAATGCAAGAGTTCTGA
- the NT5C3B gene encoding 7-methylguanosine phosphate-specific 5'-nucleotidase isoform X2 — protein MKATVLMRHPQQVQEVIHSLRKGGCHKLQVISDFDMTLTRFGFNGKRCPTSYNILDNSKLISEECQKKLKDLLHYYYPIEIDPNRTVKEKFPLMVEWWTKAHNLLCQQKIQKYQIAQIVRDSDAMLREGFETFFNTLYRSNIPLLIFSAGIGDILEEMIRQMNVFHPNIRVVSNYMDFDESGYLQGFKGNLIHTYNKNSSVLEDSKYFEQLQAKTNILLLGDSMGDLTMADGVSNVGNILKIGFLNDKVEERRERYLDSYDIVLEKDETLDVVNGILSHVLCEQDQVEMQEF, from the exons ATGAAAGCTACAGTTCTCATGAGGCACCCCCAGCAGGTTCAGGAGGTCATTCACTCTCTCAGGAAGGGAGGATGCCACAAACTACAG GTCATTTCTGACTTTGACATGACCCTGACTAGGTTTGGATTTAATGGAAAGCGCTGCCCTACATCTTACA atatCCTAGATAACAGCAAACTCATCAGTGAGGAGTGTCAGAAAAAG TTAAAGGATCTCCTTCACTACTATTACCCAATTGAGATTGATCCAAACAGGACAGTCAAAGAGAAGTTCCCCCTTATGGTAGAATG GTGGACTAAAGCTCACAATCTCCTATGTCAACAGAAGATTCAGAAGTACCAGATAGCCCAGATTGTTAGAGATTCAGATGCAATGCTCAG GGAGGGGTTTGAGACATTTTTCAACACACTCTACCGAAGCAATATTCCCCTTCTCATCTTTTCTGCTGGTATTGGAGACATTTTGGAAGAGATGATCAGGCAGATGAATGTTTTCCACCCCAACATCCGTGTTGTGTCTAATTACATGGACTTTGATGAAAGT GGCTACCTTCAGGGTTTCAAGGGTAATCTCATCCATACATATAACAAGAATAGTTCAGTCCTGGAGGACTCAAAGTACTTTGAACAGCTCCAGGCTAAGACCAACATTCTCCTGTTGGGTGACTCCATGGGGGACCTGACTATGGCTGATGGGGTGTCCAATGTGGGAAACATCCTTAAGATTGGCTTCTTGAATGACAAG GTAGAGGAGCGGAGAGAGCGATATCTGGATTCCTACGACATTGTGTTGGAGAAGGATGAGACACTGGATGTGGTCAATGGGATCCTATCCCACGTCTTGTGTGAGCAGGACCAGGTGGAAATGCAAGAGTTCTGA
- the NT5C3B gene encoding 7-methylguanosine phosphate-specific 5'-nucleotidase isoform X4, translated as MKATVLMRHPQQVQEVIHSLRKGGCHKLQVISDFDMTLTRFGFNGKRCPTSYNILDNSKLISEECQKKLKDLLHYYYPIEIDPNRTVKEKFPLMVEWEGFETFFNTLYRSNIPLLIFSAGIGDILEEMIRQMNVFHPNIRVVSNYMDFDESGYLQGFKGNLIHTYNKNSSVLEDSKYFEQLQAKTNILLLGDSMGDLTMADGVSNVGNILKIGFLNDKVEERRERYLDSYDIVLEKDETLDVVNGILSHVLCEQDQVEMQEF; from the exons ATGAAAGCTACAGTTCTCATGAGGCACCCCCAGCAGGTTCAGGAGGTCATTCACTCTCTCAGGAAGGGAGGATGCCACAAACTACAG GTCATTTCTGACTTTGACATGACCCTGACTAGGTTTGGATTTAATGGAAAGCGCTGCCCTACATCTTACA atatCCTAGATAACAGCAAACTCATCAGTGAGGAGTGTCAGAAAAAG TTAAAGGATCTCCTTCACTACTATTACCCAATTGAGATTGATCCAAACAGGACAGTCAAAGAGAAGTTCCCCCTTATGGTAGAATG GGAGGGGTTTGAGACATTTTTCAACACACTCTACCGAAGCAATATTCCCCTTCTCATCTTTTCTGCTGGTATTGGAGACATTTTGGAAGAGATGATCAGGCAGATGAATGTTTTCCACCCCAACATCCGTGTTGTGTCTAATTACATGGACTTTGATGAAAGT GGCTACCTTCAGGGTTTCAAGGGTAATCTCATCCATACATATAACAAGAATAGTTCAGTCCTGGAGGACTCAAAGTACTTTGAACAGCTCCAGGCTAAGACCAACATTCTCCTGTTGGGTGACTCCATGGGGGACCTGACTATGGCTGATGGGGTGTCCAATGTGGGAAACATCCTTAAGATTGGCTTCTTGAATGACAAG GTAGAGGAGCGGAGAGAGCGATATCTGGATTCCTACGACATTGTGTTGGAGAAGGATGAGACACTGGATGTGGTCAATGGGATCCTATCCCACGTCTTGTGTGAGCAGGACCAGGTGGAAATGCAAGAGTTCTGA
- the KLHL10 gene encoding kelch-like protein 10, which translates to MEMESTAASTRFHQPHMERKMSAMTCEIFNELRLEGKLCDVVIKVNGFEFNAHKNILCSCSSYFRALFTSGWNNTEKKVYNIPGISPDMMKLIIEYAYTRTVPITPDNVEKLLAAADQFNIMGIVRGCCEFLKSELCLDNCIGICKFTDYYYCPELRQKAYMFILHNFEEMVKVSAEFLELSVTELKDIIEKDELNVKQEDAVFEAILKWISHDPQNRKQHISVLLPKVRLALMHAEYFMNNVKMNDYVKDSEECKPVIINALKAMYDLNMNGPSNSDFTNPLTRPRLPYAILFAIGGWSGGSPTNAIEAYDARADRWVNVTCEEESPRAYHGAAYLKGYVYIIGGFDSVDYFNSVKRFDPVKKTWHQVAPMHSRRCYVSVTVLSNFIYAMGGFDGYVRLNTAERYEPETNQWTLIAPMHEQRSDASATTLYGKVYICGGFNGNECLFTAEVYNTESNQWTVIAPMRSRRSGIGVIAYGEHVYAVGGFDGANRLRSAEAYSPVANTWRTIPTMFNPRSNFGIEVVDDLLFVVGGFNGFTTTFNVECYDEKTDEWYDAHDMSIYRSALSCCVVPGLANVGEYAARRDNFTGLALRDEVKYSASTSTLPV; encoded by the exons ATGGAGATGGAGAGCACAGCGGCCTCCACGCGGTTCCACCAGCCTCACATGGAGAGGAAAATGAGCGCGATGACCTGCGAGATCTTCAATGAGCTTAGGCTAGAGGGCAAGCTCTGTGATGTGGTCATCAAGGTCAATGGCTTTGAGTTCAATGCCCACAAGAACATCCTCTGCAGCTGCAGTTCCTACTTTAG AGCTTTGTTTACAAGTGGCTGGAACAACACAGAAAAGAAGGTGTACAACAttcctggtatttctcctgaTATGATGAAGTTAATTATTGAATATGCCTACACCCGGACTGTCCCCATCACCCCAGACAATGTAGAAAAGCTGCTCGCTGCAGCGGATCAGTTCAACATCATGGGCATTGTCCGGGGTTGCTGTGAGTTCCTCAAATCAGAGTTGTGTTTGGATAACTGTATCGGCATCTGCAAATTCACAGACTACTACTACTGTCCAGAGTTAAGGCAAAAGGCATACATGTTCATTCTTCACAACTTTGAGGAGATGGTCAAGGTCTCCGCAGAGTTTTTAGAGCTCTCAGTCACTGAGCTTAAAGACATCATTGAGAAAGACGAGCTCAACGTCAAGCAAGAAGATGCTGTCTTTGAAGCAATTTTAAAGTGGATTTCCCATGACCCCCAAAATAGGAAGCAACATATTTCAGTTTTGCTACCCAAG gttcgcCTGGCCCTGATGCATGCCGAGTATTTCATGAACAATGTTAAAATGAATGACTATGTGAAAGACAGTGAAGAGTGCAAGCCAGTCATTATTAATGCCCTAAAGGCCATGTATGACCTAAACATGAACGGACCCTCCAACTCTGACTTCACCAACCCACTCACCCGGCCTCGTCTGCCCTATGCCATCCTGTTTGCAATTGGTGGCTGGAGTGGTGGGAGCCCCACAAATGCCATTGAAGCATATGATGCGCGGGCAGACAGGTGGGTGAATGTTACTTGTGAGGAGGAGAGCCCCCGTGCCTACCATGGAGCAGCATACTTGAAAGGCTATGTTTACATCATTGGCGGGTTCGACAGCGTGGACTATTTCAACAGTGTTAAGAGATTTGACCCAGTCAAGAAAACTTGGCACCAAGTTGCCCCAATGCACTCAAGACGTTGCTATGTTAGTGTGACTGTCCTCAGCAATTTCATTTATGCCATGGGGGGATTTGATGGCTATGTGCGTCTCAACACGGCTGAACGATATGAGCCAGAGACTAATCAATGGACCCTCATCGCCCCCATGCACGAACAAAGAAGTGATGCAAGTGCCACAACCCTGTATGGAAAG GTCTACATATGTGGTGGATTTAACGGAAATGAATGCCTGTTTACAGCAGAAGTATACAATACTGAGAGTAATCAGTGGACTGTCATAGCACCCATGAGAAGCAGAAGGAGCGGAATAGGAGTAATAGCTTATGGAGAACACGTATATGCG GTAGGCGGCTTTGATGGAGCTAATCGACTTAGGAGTGCAGAAGCCTACAGCCCTGTGGCCAACACATGGCGCACAATCCCCACCATGTTTAATCCTCGTAGCAATTTTGGCATCGAAGTGGTGGATGACCTCTTATTTGTGGTGGGGGGTTTCAATGGCTTTACCACTACATTTAATGTTGAGTGTTATGATGAAAAGACTGATGAATGGTATGATGCTCATGACATGAGTATATACCGCAGTGCTCTGAGCTGCTGTGTGGTACCAGGGCTAGCCAATGTCGGGGAATATGCAGCTAGACGGGACAACTTCACAGGATTAGCACTTCGAGATGAAGTAAAGTATTCTGCTTCGACAAGTACCCTACCTGTATGA
- the KLHL11 gene encoding kelch-like protein 11 yields MRNLLPRSSLPNPASPSPEPSAHSQGSRLRSPSVLRGLRRNRTRSERRTGCNMAASAAASLQVVEMEGVEAAVSGPVGLGVEGMGLGGNVAAEAGLGAGLGAGLGAGLGAGLGAGLASMAEVVGGEPGPESEDFECSTHCSELSWRQNEQRRQGLFCDITLCFGGAGGREFRAHRSVLAAATEYFTPLLSGQFSESRSGRVEMRKWSSEPGPEPDTVEAVIEYMYTGRIRVSTGSVHEVLELADRFLLIRLKEFCGEFLKKKLNLSNCVAIHSLAHMYTLSQLALKAADMIRRNFYKVIQDEEFYTLPFHLIRDWLSDLEITVDSEEVLFETVLKWVQRNAEERERYFEELFKLLRLSQMKPTYLTRHVKSERLVSINEVCVKLVSEAVESHALRAENLQSGNLQHSVSPVGLLPRYGQNMDVIMVIGGVSEGGDYLSECVGYFIDEDRWVNLPHIHNHLDGHAVAVTESYIYVAGSMEPGFAKTVERYNPNRNMWEQVCNLMTRKHSFGLTEVKGKLYSIGGHGNFSPGFKDVTVYNPEQDKWHNLESAPKILRDVKAVTIEERFVYIAARTPVDSDSEDGLRAIITRYDTETRQWQDVDSLPLIDNYCFFQMSVASTNFYHTASCCPKSYPMDNEEAKRKISGRVSDEILESLPPEVLSIEGAAICYYKDDVFIIGGWKNSDDIDKQYRKEAYRYCAERKRWMLLPPMPQPRCRATACHVRIPYRCLHGSQRYPMPQNLMWQKDRIRQMQEIHRHALNLRRMPRSQIEC; encoded by the exons ATGCGCAATCTGCTTCCCCGGTCCAGCCTGCCGAACCCCGCTTCCCCTTCCCCAGAGCCTAGTGCGCATTCGCAGGGCTCCCGGCTGCGTTCTCCCAGCGTCCTTCGCGGGTTGCGCAGGAACCGTACTAGAAGCGAACGGCGGACCGGCTGCAACATGGCTGCGTCTGCTGCCGCTTCCCTTCAGGTGGTGGAGATGGAGGGGGTGGAAGCAGCCGTCTCCGGGCCCGTGGGGTTGGGAGTGGAAGGCATGGGCCTTGGCGGTAACGTGGCCGCGGAGGCCGGGCTCGGAGCTGGGCTCGGAGCCGGGCTCGGGGCCGGACTCGGGGCTGGGCTCGGGGCCGGGCTGGCCTCTATGGCGGAGGTGGTCGGCGGGGAGCCAGGCCCGGAGTCGGAGGACTTCGAGTGCAGCACGCACTGCTCGGAACTGTCGTGGCGGCAGAATGAGCAGCGGCGCCAGGGCCTCTTCTGTGACATCACGCTGTGCTTCGGCGGCGCCGGCGGCCGCGAGTTCCGCGCGCATCGCTCCGTGCTGGCCGCCGCCACCGAGTACTTCACGCCCCTGCTGTCAGGCCAGTTCTCCGAGTCCCGCTCAGGCCGTGTGGAGATGCGTAAGTGGAGCTCGGAGCCCGGGCCCGAGCCCGACACGGTGGAGGCCGTCATCGAGTACATGTACACCGGCCGCATCCGCGTCAGCACCGGCAGCGTCCACGAGGTCCTGGAGCTGGCCGACAG GTTCCTACTGATTCGTTTAAAAGAATTTTGTGGAGAATTTCTCAAGAAAAAACTGAATCTCTCAAATTGTGTGGCTATCCATAGTTTAGCCCATATGTACACCCTTAGTCAACTTGCTCTGAAAGCTGCAGATATGATAAGAAGGAATTTCTATAAAGTGATCCAGGATGAAGAATTCTACACTTTACCTTTTCATCTCATTCGAGACTGGCTTTCAGACTTGGAAATTACAGTTGATTCAGAAGAGGTTCTCTTTGAAACCGTTTTGAAGTGGgttcaaagaaatgctgaagagagGGAGCGATACTTTGAAGAACTTTTTAAGTTGCTTAGATTATCACAGATGAAACCTACTTATCTTACCCGTCATGTCAAATCAGAAAGGCTGGTATCCATTAATGAAGTTTGTGTCAAATTAGTTTCTGAAGCTGTGGAAAGCCATGCTCTAAGAGCAGAGAATTTACAGTCTGGTAATTTGCAGCATTCGGTGTCCCCTGTTGGATTACTGCCACGATATGGGCAAAACATGGATGTGATTATGGTCATTGGTGGTGTGTCAGAAGGAGGGGACTACTTGAGTGAGTGTGTGggatattttattgatgaagacaGGTGGGTAAACCTGCCACATATTCATAATCACCTGGATGGACATGCTGTTGCAGTGACAGAATCTTACATATATGTTGCTGGTTCAATGGAACCTGGATTTGCCAAAACTGTGGAAAGGTATAATCCAAATAGAAACATGTGGGAGCAAGTTTGTAATTTAATGACAAGAAAACATTCTTTTGGCCTCACAGAAGTAAAGGGAAAACTGTATAGTATTGGAGGACATGGCAACTTTAGTCCTGGTTTTAAAGATGTAACTGTATATAATCCTGAACAAGATAAATGGCACAACTTGGAGTCAGCACCAAAGATTCTTCGTGATGTCAAAGCAGTCACCATAGAAGAAAGATTTGTGTACATTGCTGCCCGTACTCCTGTGGACAGTGACAGTGAAGATGGATTAAGGGCCATCATTACTCGCTATGACACAGAAACTCGGCAGTGGCAAGATGTGGACTCCTTGCCACTTATTGACAATTACTGCTTTTTCCAGATGTCTGTAGCCAGTACAAACTTTTACCACACGGCCTCATGCTGTCCAAAGAGTTATCCTATGGATAACGAAGAGGCAAAGAGGAAAATCTCTGGCCGAGTATCTGATGAGATCCTTGAAAGCTTACCTCCAGAAGTCCTTAGCATAGAAGGAGCAGCAATTTGTTATTACAAAGATGATGTTTTCATCATTGGGGGTTGGAAAAACAGTGATGATATTGACAAGCAGTATCGAAAAGAAGCTTATCGTTACTGTGCTGAAAGAAAGAGGTGGATGCTCCTTCCTCCCATGCCACAACCTCGTTGTAGGGCAACTGCTTGCCACGTGAGAATCCCCTACAGGTGCTTGCATGGAAGCCAGAGATACCCCATGCCCCAAAATTTAATGTGGCAGAAGGACAGAATACGACAGATGCAAGAAATACATCGACATGCACTGAATCTGCGGAGGATGCCGCGCTCTCAGATTGAATGCTAG